A stretch of Leishmania infantum JPCM5 genome chromosome 19 DNA encodes these proteins:
- a CDS encoding metallo-peptidase, Clan MG, Family M24, whose translation MPKNTDQEEWEDYGDEEVQDEEEEDTTINNSDVVVRYKKAATWCNETLRVLIDATKPGAKVCDLCRLGDDTITAKVKTMFKGTEKGIAFPTCISVNNCVCHNSPGVSDEATQQEIAMGDVVHYDLGIHVDGYCAVVAHTIQVTEDNELGKDEKAARVITATYNILNTALRQMRPGATIYQVTDVVEKAAEHYKVTPVDGVLSHMMKRYIIDGYRCIPQRRVAEHMVHDYDLEKAQVWTLDIVMTSGKGKLKERDARPCVFKVALDSNYSVKMESAKEVQKEIDSKYATFPFAIRNLEAKKARLGLNEMAKHGAVIPYPILFEKEGEVVAHFKITVLISNKKIEPITGLKPQKAPALEPYTDEMLLATNKLSLSLEKKAAK comes from the coding sequence atGCCAAAGAACACCGACCAGGAGGAGTGGGAGGATtacggcgacgaggaggtgcaggatgaggaggaggaggacaccACCATCAACAACTCCGACGTGGTGGTGCGCTACAAGAAGGCCGCCACGTGGTGCAATGAAACGTTGCGCGTGCTTATCGATGCCACAAAACCTGGCGCCAAGGTGTGCGACTTGTGCCGCCTCGGTGATgacaccatcaccgccaagGTCAAGACGATGTTCAAAGGCACGGAAAAAGGCATCGCCTTCCCCACCTGCATCTCGGTCAACAACTGCGTATGCCACAACAGCCCTGGAGTGTCAGACGAGGCGACGCAGCAAGAGATTGCGATGGGTGACGTCGTGCACTACGACCTGGGCATCCACGTGGACGGCTactgcgccgtcgtcgcgcacACCATTCAGGTGACAGAGGACAACGAGCTCGGCAAGgacgagaaggcggcgcgggTCATTACAGCGACGTACAACATCCTGAacacggcgctgcgccagatGCGTCCCGGTGCGACCATCTACCAGGTGACAGACGTAGTTGAGAAGGCTGCGGAGCACTACAAGGTGACTCCGGTGGACGGCGTCCTTTCGCACATGATGAAGCGCTACATCATAGACGGATACCGTTGTATCCCGCAGCGCAGGGTCGCGGAGCACATGGTGCACGACTACGATCTCGAGAAGGCGCAGGTTTGGACGCTAGACATTGTTATGACCTCCGGCAAGGGCAAGCTTAAGGAGCGCGATGCGCGGCCGTGCGTGTTCAAGGTGGCTCTGGACTCCAACTACTCTGTGAAGATGGAAAGCGCGAAGGAGGTTCAGAAGGAAATCGACTCCAAGTATGCTACCTTCCCGTTTGCCATCCGCAACCTGGAGGCCAAGAAGGCCCGCCTCGGTCTCAACGAGATGGCGAAGCACGGCGCTGTCATCCCGTACCCTATTCTCTTcgaaaaagaaggcgaggTCGTCGCCCATTTCAAGATTACGGTGCTCATCAGCAACAAGAAGATTGAGCCGATCACCGGCCTGAAGCCGCAGAAGGCCCCGGCGCTCGAGCCGTACACGGACGAGATGCTGCTTGCGACGAACAAGCTCTCGCTGTCGCTagagaagaaggcggcaAAGTAG
- a CDS encoding putative map kinase codes for MERYTVMGQLGDGSFGTVSKAQNTSTGEIVAVKKMKQRFHSWEECLQLREIQSLRKVQHPNLVKLKEVVREKTELFMIFEYCEKNIFQIQRQRANEMSGTMAFSDKEIRSIMCQTLLGVQAIHKAGFMHRDLKPENLLISGDLVKVADFGLAKEIRSRPPFTEYVSTRWYRAPELVLHSTHYNSPVDIWACAVIFAELYLCRPLFPGTSESDQLFKICSVLGSPAPNEWDEGYQLARRMNMRFPTVAPTPLRHILTTAPPAAVDLMAQMLRFNPAERPTATQCLQHPYFTGSGGSSALYAGIATGQPHNPFQLAASSAVAAQSMSNVGLTSNSSPPPTTSNASLFKYANLFNQGNRSPLSVSSTSAPFSGSSALQGSVTSSNMVRSVPTQRKTSVPNAVDSDDEFNF; via the coding sequence ATGGAGCGATACACGGTGATGGGCCAGCTAGGCGACGGATCCTTCGGAACGGTGAGTAAAGCTCAAAACACGAGCACTGGCGAAATCGTGGCGGTGAAGAAGATGAAGCAGCGCTTCCACAGCTGGGAGGAGTGCCTGCAGCTACGCGAGATTCAGTCGCTGCGCAAGGTGCAGCACCCCAACCTGGTGAAGCTGAAGGAAGTGGTGCGCGAGAAGACAGAGCTTTTCATGATTTTCGAGTACTGCGAAAAGAATATATTTCAAATTCAGCGCCAGCGTGCCAATGAAATGAGCGGCACAATGGCCTTTAGTGACAAAGAGATCCGCAGTATCATGTGTCAGACGTTGCTCGGGGTGCAGGCGATCCACAAGGCTGGCTTTATGCACCGTGACCTGAAGCCAGAGAACTTGCTCATCTCGGGCGACTTGGTGAAGGTCGCCGACTTCGGCCTCGCGAAGGAGATTCGCTCCCGCCCACCGTTCACGGAGTACGTGTCGACACGGTGGTACCGCGCGCCGGAGCTTGTGCTGCACTCGACGCACTACAACTCCCCCGTCGACATCTGGGCGTGCGCGGTGATCTTTGCTGAGCTCTACCTGTGCCGTCCCCTCTTTCCGGGTACTTCAGAGAGCGACCAGCTGTTTAAAATTTGCTCCGTGCTCGGCTCCCCGGCCCCCAATGAGTGGGACGAGGGGTACCAGCTAGCGCGCCGCATGAACATGCGCTTCCCAACCGTcgcgccaacgccgctgcgccacatcctcaccacggcaccgccggcggccgtggaCCTTATGGCGCAGATGCTGCGTTTCAACCCAGCGGAGCGACCCACCGCGACGCAGTGCCTGCAGCACCCGTATTTCactggcagtggcggcagctcTGCGCTGTACGCTGGCATCGCCACCGGCCAGCCGCACAACCCGTTTCAACtggccgccagcagcgcggtTGCTGCGCAGTCGATGTCGAATGTGGGCTTgaccagcaacagcagcccgCCACCAACCACCTCGAACGCGTCCCTCTTCAAGTACGCTAATCTGTTCAACCAGGGGAATCGcagcccgctctccgttAGCAGCACCTCTGCCCCATTttcgggcagcagcgctctccAGGGAAGCGTGACTAGCAGCAACATGGTCCGCTCTGTACCAACGCAGCGCAAGACTTCCGTCCCAAATGCAgtggacagcgacgacgagtTCAACTTCTGA
- the ANC1 gene encoding ADP,ATP carrier protein 1, mitochondrial precursor, whose amino-acid sequence MSANNNSAAAPRKARQDMPKLGFWEEFMISGVAAGAAKTAAAPIERVKLLVQNQGEMIKQGTLDRPYSGVMNCLTRTVKTEGLYALWRGNLSNVIRYFPTQALNFAFKDQFKRMFNYKKDRDGYMKWFMGNMASGGLAGAVSLCFVYSLDYVRTRLANDTKSAKKGGERQYSGMVDCYIKTFKTDGLVGLYRGFCVSCVGIVAYRGFYFGLYDTLQPMLPVDNFIVNFMLGWIVTIVSGLISYPLDTVRRRMMMTSGTGKNYRNSFECFMQCVKNEGAASLFRGAGANILRGVAGALVLSGVDAIKPYYISARAAKN is encoded by the coding sequence ATGTCTGCCAACAATAACTCTGCGGCGGCTCCGAGGAAGGCGCGCCAGGATATGCCGAAGCTCGGCTTCTGGGAGGAGTTCATGATCAGCGGtgttgccgctggcgctgccaagacggctgcggcgccgatcGAACGTGTGAAGCTGCTGGTGCAGAACCAGGGTGAGATGATCAAGCAGGGCACGCTCGACCGCCCGTACAGCGGCGTGATGAACTGCCTGACGCGCACGGTGAAGACGGAGGGCTTGTACGCGCTGTGGCGCGGCAACCTGTCGAACGTGATCCGCTACTTCCCGACGCAGGCGCTGAACTTCGCCTTCAAGGACCAGTTCAAGCGTATGTTCAACTACAAGAAGGACCGTGACGGCTACATGAAGTGGTTCATGGGCAACATGGCGTCCGGCGGTCTCGCCGGCGCTGTGTCGCTGTGCTTCGTGTACTCGCTGGACTACGTGCGTACCCGCCTCGCGAACGACACGAAGTCTGCGAAGAAGGGAGGCGAGCGCCAGTACAGCGGCATGGTGGACTGCTACATCAAGACGTTCAAGACCGACGGCCTGGTAGGTCTGTACCGCGGCTTCTGCGTGTCATGCGTGGGCATTGTCGCGTACCGCGGCTTCTACTTTGGCCTGTACGACACGCTGCAGCCGATGCTGCCGGTGGACAACTTCATTGTGAACTTCATGCTGGGCTGGATTGTGACTATCGTGTCTGGCCTGATCTCATACCCGCTGGACACCGTGCGCCGTCGCATGATGATGACGTCCGGCACCGGCAAGAACTACCGCAACTCGTTCGAGTGCTTTATGCAGTGCGTGAAGAACGAGGGCGCGGCTTCGCTGTtccgcggtgctggcgcgaaCATTCTGCGTGGTGTCGCTGGTGCGCTGGTGCTGTCCGGCGTTGATGCTATCAAGCCGTACTACATCAGTGCTCGCGCCGCGAAGAATTAA